The nucleotide window GTAATCCATAAGTTTCACCATAAGCTCGCACAAAGTGATCTGAACTCGCTTTGGATGCCGAATACGGTGAATTTGGATCATACGGAGTTGTCTCTGTAAACAATCCTTCAGCCCCAAGCGAACCATAAACTTCATCAGTACTCACATGATAAAAACGCTTTCCTTCAAAATTCCCCAACCATTGTTTTTTGGCTGCGTTCAATAAATTCATTGTTCCAATCACATTGGTTTTCACAAAAGCCAAAGGATCTTCAATAGAACGATCCACATGCGACTCTGCCGCTAGATGAATCACTCCGTCAAACTGTTGCTGTATAAACAATTCATTTATAAAATGTTCATCAGTAATATCTCCTTTTACAAAAGTATAATTTGGCTCTTTTTCAATATCCTTGATATTTTCCAGATTCCCAGCATACGTCAAAGCATCCAAATTAAAAATCTGATAACTTGGATAGTTCTTCACAAATCTCCTCACGACATGTGAACCTATAAATCCTGCTCCTCCTGTAATAAGTATCTTTTTCATTTTTATATTTTTTTATCTAAATTCTATTCTCTATTTCTATCCTCTTCAAATTGAAATTCTTATTGCAATTGATATTGATTTTGATAGTCTCAAAGCTTCCCATCTACACCATCAGTCAAAACACCTTTAACATCATAAAGCACACTAAGTTCTTTTCTCAAAGAAGTTATATCCATTGTCCTAAATTGTGCATGGGCTACTCCCAAAACAACAGCATCAAAAGTGGTTTTTGGCTTCTCATTCACCATCGTTATTCCATATTCATGCAATACGGCTGCGGGATTTGCCCATGGATCAAAAATAGTCACTTGAATACCATAATCTTCTAATGCTTTTACCACATCTACTATTTTGGTATTTCGTACATCGGGGCAATTTTCCTTAAAAGTAATTCCTAGCATTAATAAACTAGCGCCATTGATAGTCACACCTTTTTTGATCATTAGCTTCACCACCTGAGAAGCTACATATTCACCCATACTATCATTCAAACGACGTCCTGCCAATATTATTTCCGGATGATAACCTTTTTCCTGCGCTTTTTGTGCTAAATAATAGGGATCTACTCCTATGCAATGCCCTCCAACTAAACCTGGTTTAAATGGCAAAAAATTCCATTTGGTTGCGGCGGCCTTTAAAACTGCACTTGTATCAATATCCAAAAGATTGAAAATTTTCGCCAATTCATTAACAAAGGCAATATTGATATCTCTTTGGGAGTTTTCTATAACTTTAGCGGCTTCAGCCACCTTTATCGAAGGGGCAAGATGTGTACCAGCAGTAATAACCGATTGATACAATTCGTTTACTCTTTGACCAATCTCAGGTGTGGATCCCGAAGTTATCTTTAAAATTTTTTCCACAGTATGTTCTTTGTCGCCTGGATTAATTCTTTCGGGTGAATATCCTGCAAAAAAATCCACATTGAATTGCAATCCCGAGACTTTTTCCAAAACAGGAACACATTCTTCTTCGGTCACTCCAGGATAAACAGTCGACTCATAAATCACAATATCCCCTTTTTTCAGGACAGACCCTACCGCTTCACTGGATTTGTATAATGGCGATAAATTAGGGCGATTATTTTTGTCTACAGGAGTTGGAACTGTAACAATATAATATGTACAATCGGCGATGTCTGCAATTTGCGAAGTACAATATAAGCCTTTTTGGTCTGTCGGATTTTGAACCAACACTTTTTGCAACGTTTCATCATCAACTTCAAGAGTACTGTCTGTACCCGATTGCAAAGCCTCAACCCTTGACACATTGATATCGAATCCCACAACAGAAAATTGCGTAGCAAACAATCGAGCCAAAGGCAAACCTACATAACCCAAACCTATTACTGCAATTTTTATATCTGTATTCAATCTCTCTAACTATTGTCGTTATAAAAAATAATCCTAATCCTTAACTCTTTTTAGCATTTGATTCGAACTAAATTTGACGGCAAATGTACTAAAAATAAGAATCCAATTTTAGTAAAAAAAACGGCTATTGTGCCCTAAAAAAAGTTTTTTAACTCCAAAATTCATAAACAATTAACAATCAACAAAAAAACATTTTTAAAAGCCAAAAAAAAAGTTAAAAAATCACCATTTTTAGTGATGCCAAAAACAGCAATAAACAAACACTTTTCAACGCACCAAATAAGGTTAAAATCGCCATCATAAAAATGGATAAAACACAATAAAACATTAGGGATAATCTTCTGATTAAAAAAGAGCTAACTTTGAAAGTAGCTCTTTATCCTAATTACCTGTCTAAGCTTTTAAACTCTTAAACTTTTCGCCCATCAAGAACCAATAGCCTGATAAACAAAACCGATAGCTTCTAATTTTGTTTTATCCAAAATATTTCTTCCGTCAAAAACAAAAGCGGGTTTTTGCATTCCGTCATATATCTTTTGCCAATCATAATGTACAAATTCATCCCATTCGGTAAGTACCGCGATTGCATGGGCTTTTTCACAAGAAAGATAAGGATCCTCAGAAGTAAATATACTTTTTTCATTTTCTTCTAAAGTTCTCGTTTCCAGATAATCCAAATCGGAAAGTATTTTTTTTCGGGATACTTTCGGGTCGAACACTGCAATTTTAGCGTGTTCATTAATCAAATCATCAGCGACGTAAATAGCTGCTGATTCTCGGGTATCGTTGGTATCTTTCTTGAAAGCCCAACCCAAAAAAGTAATCTTTTTATCAGCTACGGTATTATAAAGCGTTTGCACAATATTATTTGAAAAACGGCGCTTTTGATGGTCATTCATAATAATTACCTGTTCCCAATAATCGGCTACTTCATTCAACCCGTATGATTTTGCGATATAAACCAAATTCAAAATGTCTTTTTGGAAACAAGATCCCCCAAATCCAACCGAAGCTTTCAGGAATTTAGAACCAATTCGGCTGTCCATTCCAATAGCTCTTGCAACCTCATTCACATCGGCACCTGTTTTTTCGCAAAGCTCAGACATTGCATTAATGGATGAAATTCTTTGTGCCAAAAAAGCATTGGCAGTCAATTTTGATAATTCCGAAGACCAAACATTTGTAGTTAATATTTTTTCTGGACTTACCCAATTGGAATACACATCAACCAAAGCCTTAATCGCTTTTTGTCCTTCTACTGAATAATCTCCTCCAATCAAAATTCGGTCTGGACTTAATAAATCCTGAACAGCAGTTCCTTCAGCCAAAAATTCTGGATTGGAAAGAATCTGAAACTGCACTCCATTTCCTGTAGAATCAAGGATACTTTTAATCGCTTCAGCCGTACGTACCGGCAAAGTCGATTTCTCAACAACAATTTTATCACCTTTAGCAACTTTAGCAATCTGCCTGGCACACAATTCAATGTATTTCAAATCAGCAGCCATCCCTTTTCCTTTTCCGTAGGTTTTGGTTGGTGTATTTACCGATATAAAAATGATTTGAGCTTCATCAATTGCTTTTTCAACATCAGTAGAAAAAAACAAATTTCTTCCCCTCGCTTCAGCTACAATTTCTGATAATCCCGGTTCATAAATTGGAATATTTTCGGTGTTTTTATCATTCCATGCTAAAATTCTTTCTGTATTCAAATCGACAACCGTAACTTGAATCTGTGGGCATTTTTGTGCTATTACTGCCATCGTAGGACCTCCGACATAGCCTGCCCCGATGCAACAAATCTTTGTAATTTCCATATTCTTTCTTCTATATTCTTTCCCTATTCTCTATATTCTATTTTCTTCTTTCTAAAATATACTATCTACTAAGATTATTCCAATACCAACCCACTGCTTCTTTGAGCCCTTCCTGTAAAGAAAATTTTGGATTATAACCTAAAATAGTTTTTGCCTTATCAATACTAGCCAATGAATGAGGAATGTCACCTGCTCTGTTAGGTCCATATTCAATTGTAACTTCGGCAATTTTTGAATCATATTCTGCCAAATATTTCTTTAAATAACCTACCAAATCATTTAAAGTATTGCGATCACCATAAGCGGTATTGTAAACGGTATTTACCGCTTCAGGATTTTCTGTTGTCATTGCCAATTCATTCATCTGAATGACATTATCAATATAAGTAAAATCCCTTGAATAATTTCCATCTCCATTTATTTTGGGACTTTCATGTTGCATCAATTGCATAACAAATTTTGGGATAACCGCCGCATAAGCTCCATTAGGATCTTGTTTGCGTCCAAATACATTAAAATAACGCAGACCGATAGTTTCTAGCCCGTAAGTTCTGCTGAAAATTTCGGCATACAATTCGTTTACATATTTCGTTATGGCATAAGGAGAAAGTGGTTTCCCAATCACATCTTCCACCTTTGGCAAACCCACAGAGTCACCATAGGTCGAAGAACTGGCAGCATAAACAAATCGTTTTACATTGGCATCACGAGAAGCTACCAACATATTCAAGAACCCGGAAACATTGACATCATTGGACGTAATAGGGTCATTTATTGACCGGGGCACAGAACCCAATGCTGCTTGATGCAACACATAATCAACTCCTTCTACAGCCTTTTGACAAGTATCCAGACTACGAATATCACCTTCTATTAAATTAAAATCTTTGTCATCTATAAAGTCTTTTAAATTATGACGATGCCCTGTAGCAAAATTATCCAAGCAAACCACTTGGTATTCTTTGGACAAAAAATATTCACATAAATTAGACCCAATAAATCCGGCACCTCCCGTAATCAATATTTTCTTTTTATTATTTCCTGTCATTTCTGATTTATTTTTAAGCAGCTATTTCTATTTTTTCCTGCTCATAATTTTTTCGACAAAACTTTTCTCTTTTTCAACCTCATGATAGCCACTGGAATAATTACCACTTCCATAACCATATCCATAACCATAACCACCTCCATACTTGGCTTTATTCTCAAAGCCATTCAAAATGATGCTCGTATTATGAAGTTCTTCGCGACTTATTCTATTGTTGAGCAATGTTATCATTCCTTTTTTGGTGAAATTTTGTCTAACTATATACAACGAAACATCACAATACTGATCCAGTTCCAATGAATCAGCCACAAGCCCAACAGGAGGAGTATCCAAAATAATATAATCGTACTTTGCCTTTAATTCCTCCATTAATTCTTTCATTGCATCACCTAAAATCAATTCAGATGGATTGGGCGGAACAGGTCCTGAAAATATAACATCAAGAAAAGGAACCGGAGTATGATTCACAATTTCATCTAGATTTTTGTCTTTAATCAAATAATTAACAACCCCTACCGTATTTGTCAGATTAAATTCATCAAACAATCTGGGTTTTCTCAAATCCATTCCCACAATCACAGTCTTTTTTTCGCTTAAAGCAAAAACCGTAGCAATATTTATCGAACAAAATGTTTTCCCTTCCCCACTTACCGATGAAGTTATCATCAATGTCTTGGCTCCATCCACATTATTCTTTTTATACAAAAATTGCAACGAAGAACGAATCGCCCTGAAAGATTCTGATAATGCCGACTTTGGCTTTTCGAATACAGCCAAATTATTTTGATCCAAATTTACCCCCACAATTCCAATTACAGGAATATTTGTCAATTTGCTGATATCATCTGGATTTTGGATACTATTGTTTATAAAATACAAAACAATAATAATCAATAAAGGAATCAGCAACCCCAGAAAAAGTGCCAAAACATAATTCACTCCAGTCTTTGGTCCAATAAGTCCTCCACCAATATCTTTGGCCGGATCAATAAAATGAATATCCGAAAGATTGGCCGCTTTTACAATATCAGCCTCACTTCGCTTTTGAAGAAAAGTGCTATAAATATTATCATTTAAATCGTATTTTCTTTTGATTTTTATTAATTCTTGCTGATCATCTGGAAATCGTTTAATCTTACTCTCAGCCTGATTCACTTTGCTCTGTACCATGGCCAAATCATATTCTAGAGATGATTTTGCCGTGCCAATATTTTCAAGCAAAACGTTTTTGATGGCTTCCATCTGATTGTCAAAATCCCTGAATATTTTTTCGCTTTTTACAGCATAAGCCATCTCCGATCGTTGAGTAGAAAGTGCTATTAATTTGGACACATTGACAACAATATTTGGATCCTCAATTCCCGCAACAGAAGGTGCTGGTAATTTTGAATAATCAACACTGTTTTTTAGATACGATTTTAAGGAATTATAATAAGCCATTTTACGGTTTATGGCATCTTTTTCAACATCAAAATCAAGGATTTTATTCGAAAATTTTTCGGCTCCACCACCTTCAACATCGTAAATATTTTTACCTTTTCTGAAAGATTTCAACTCGTCACCCGTTTGTTTTAGTTGGGATTCCATAGCGACAAGTGTACTGTCAATAAAATTAATAGTGTTGGTCGCAAATTGGTTTTTACTATCCAACTGCCTTTTTATCAGCATATTTACGGTTGCATTCAGATATTCAACCATTCGGGCTTTATTGGTACCCTGCATTCCCAAAGTAATGATAGAACTCCCTCTATCATCAGTTTTAACATTAATATTTCTGTAACCCGAAACCGTTCCGTCAAAATCATTAAATCGCACAAAGTACTCATTTCCCTTATAAAGTCCCGGCTTATCGTTTATTTGCAAAGTCCAGTTCAAAAATGGCAAAGACACTTTTTGTCCCACTTTATATCGTTTCACAAATTCACCTTCTACAACCGAAGTGGTACCATAACTATTGTCTGAATAATGGATAACTGAAACCGATGTCCCATCAAATGGAACTCTAATTTCATACTCATTTTCAGTGATAAACTTAACTTTTATAAGGTTTCCAGCAAGTTGCCCCTGTTTTTTATCAATCTCGACATGAAACGGAACGGCTCCATAAGCATCGACAAGATTGTATTTTCCCTGCACCAAATAATCGATATAAAACTGCAACTTATCTACTACCAACTCGTTATGAGAACGGGATTGCAATGTGGTGGAAATGGTCTGCATTTGATCTGAAGCTCCTCCCCAGTTGAAAACCAAATTGGTACTTGATGTAAAAAGCGGATTGGTTTCTTCCTTAACCGAAATTAATGTCTCAATTCCATAAATTTTCTCCTTTCGGATATTTATCTGATAGGCAATTACAAATGCAATGGTTAAAGACAGTAAAAACCATTTCCAATAACTCAATATCTTGATTAAAAACCCCTTAAAATCAAAAGTAGGCTGATTTTCGAAAACCGTAAAATCCTTAATATCTAACATATTTTGAAATTGATTTTAATTTTTAACCAACAAAAAAACGGAAGTTAATAATGAAAACAATGTAATAAGTGTTGTCAAAGACTGAAGTCCCGTACTACCTGTCCCCCATGTTTTTTGCTTGAGTGGTTTTACGTAGATATAATCATTAGGCTGCAAAAAATAATACGGCGAGTTCATCACATTGATATTGGTCAAATCCAAATCTTTCATCTCGGTTCCGTTTGGCGTTTGTCTTATAATAGTCACCGATTTCCTGTCTCCAGTGGTGGTTATATCACCTGCATTGGCAATAGCTTCCATTATGTTCACTTTTTCCTGAAACAGAGTTTTGGTACCGGTACTGCCCACTTCCCCGTTTATAGTATATCGAAAACCGGCTAATTTTACTACCACAAAAATGCTCGCGTTATCTTTAAAATAGTCAGCCAAGAGTTGTTTTTCAATTTTAATTCTAACTTCTTCCAAAGTAAATCCCAAAACATTCATTTCTCCCAAAACAGGAATCCGAATATTTCCATGATCATCAACTGTGAAACCGTCAAAATACAATCCAGATTCTGATTGACTGGTTTCAGAACCATTGGCGGTCGGATTGAAAATAGACACAAGTTTTGGATCCGAAGCTTTTATTGAAATACTTAACACGTCATGAGTCTGCAAACGATAAGGTTTCGATTCTATCATTGTAACCGCTTCTTCATTAGAAGAATTATCTTTTTTTTGAAGATAAACCAAATCTTTTACCGGAATACAGGATGTAAACAACACACTGATAAATAGAAAAATAAAGAGTAAACGTTTGTTCATTCGTGTCAATTTAGTAACAAATATAGTTTTTTTCAATTAGTATAAAAAAAGCATCACGCTCAATAAACCTTTTAATTTGTTTTTAATGATTTTTCAAAAGGAACTCTTTGCAATATACTTCGACCGAGAGTTACTTCATCTGCATATTCCAACTCATCACCAACAGCAATCCCTCTTGCAATTGTTGAAACTATGACTGACGAATCAGCTATTTGCTTATAAATATAAAAATTGGTCGTATCCCCTTCCATTGTTGAGCTCAGGGCAAATATTATCTCGTTTACTTTTTCGGACTTAACTTTCTCCACCAATGAATTAATAGTAAGCTGACTCGGGCCCACGCCGTCAATTGGCGAAATTTTCCCTCCCAAAACATGATAAATCCCTCTAAATTGACCTGTATTTTCGATGGCCATTACATCCCGAATATCCTCTACAACACAAATAATCTGATGGTTTCGGCTTGGATTGGCACAAATTTCACAAACTTCACTATCTGAAATATTATGACAGCTATTACAATATTTGATTTCTTCCCGCATGGTTACCAACGCTTGAGACAAAAATGTAGTCTGTTCTTTGGGTTGTTTTAAAAGATGCAAAACCAATCGCAAAGCTGTCCGTTTGCCTATTCCGGGCAATTGTGACATCTCGTTAACTGCTTTCTCTATTAATTTTGATGAAAATTCCATGGCTACAAAAGTAAGCAATTTGACAAACTGCCCTTTAGAAAATTAAATCTTTAATACTTATTTATTGACAGCAAAACTAATGTACAGGCAGTTTCATACTTTATATTATTCAACTCCAACAATTGATAAAACTCTGGATTTTCGGTTCCGGGATTAAACAAAACGCGTTTAGGTCTTGCTTCAACTATATAATTATAATAATCACGTTGATGAGAAGGATTAAGATAAAGTGTAACGGTATCGATGTTTTTTAATGGAATTGTTTTAGTTTGGATTTTTACCCCTGCCACTTCTCCTGCATTTTGACCAATCGCAAGAACAGAATGACCTTTTTCAACCAATTTTTCAATAGCCAGAAAAGCATATCTGGACTGTTTTATTGAGGCTCCTAAAACTAATGTTTTTTTATTTTTTGTCATTTTAAATAATATAAGTTACAAAAGTAATCAAAAAGGATTAAGCCACTAACTAAATGATTCCCTAAAGCACCAAAACTCCACAAAGATTACTTTAAACAATTCTTATTTTTCAATCCTTTTTTTTAAATAAACAATTCTATAACACTTATTTAAACTTATTCTTTCATAAATTCGTAATTTCGCAACCAAAAACCAAAACTGAATGGATTTATTTATTTACTTATTTGTAGCATTATTCTCGGTATTAAATCCAATAGGAACAGTTCCGATTTTTGTTGGTCTTACCCAAAACGATTCAAAACAGGAATGCTCCAGAATTTCATTATGGACTTCGATAAACGTATTCTTGATTTTGATTATTTCATTTTTTATTGGAAAATATGTTTTGAATTTCTTCGGAATTAGCATTGATTCTTTAAGAATTGCTGGCGGATTAATCATCGTGAGTTCGGGGTTTTCTTTGCTTTCGGGAAAATTCAACAAAAAAAGGGGAATCAATAAAAAGATTGAAAACGAAGCCCAGAAAAGAAATGATATCGCCTTAACTCCTTTGGCTATGCCAATGCTTGCAGGACCCGGCTCCATCTCTTTATTGATTGCATTTTATCAAGAACATAATGCTACCAACGAACTTATAGTTGCCTCATTGGCAATAATAGCAATCGCCTTCACAATTTTCATTATTCTTAGGAGTGCACATTATCTGGCCCAAATACTTGGAGCTTCGGGCATCGTTGCCATTTCAAGAATTGTTGGTTTTATTGTTGTCGCGATTGGTATCCAATACATCGTAAGTGCTCTTATCAATATCGTAAAAGGTAATTTGATGTAGTTCCAAAAAATAATCAATAAAAATTCCCAAATTCCAATTGTTAATGTTTGGGATTTGGGAATTTAAACTTTGGAATTTATTTTTTATTCTCTTGGCAGGAAAATTTCGGCCATCATACATCGAGCACTACCTCCGCCACAAGCTTCAATTGTATCTAGATTTGAACTCAAAATAGTCACATGTTCCTCTAATTG belongs to Flavobacterium gilvum and includes:
- the rfbB gene encoding dTDP-glucose 4,6-dehydratase — translated: MKKILITGGAGFIGSHVVRRFVKNYPSYQIFNLDALTYAGNLENIKDIEKEPNYTFVKGDITDEHFINELFIQQQFDGVIHLAAESHVDRSIEDPLAFVKTNVIGTMNLLNAAKKQWLGNFEGKRFYHVSTDEVYGSLGAEGLFTETTPYDPNSPYSASKASSDHFVRAYGETYGLPYVITNCSNNYGPNHFPEKLIPLFINNIINNKPLPVYGDGNYTRDWLFVKDHAVAIDLVFHDGKNHETYNIGGFNEWKNIDLVKVLCQLMDQKLGRTIGESAQLITYVKDRPGHDLRYAIDASKINTQLGWKPSVTFEEGLEITIDWYLNNQDWLNNVTSGAYATYYEKQYS
- a CDS encoding nucleotide sugar dehydrogenase: MNTDIKIAVIGLGYVGLPLARLFATQFSVVGFDINVSRVEALQSGTDSTLEVDDETLQKVLVQNPTDQKGLYCTSQIADIADCTYYIVTVPTPVDKNNRPNLSPLYKSSEAVGSVLKKGDIVIYESTVYPGVTEEECVPVLEKVSGLQFNVDFFAGYSPERINPGDKEHTVEKILKITSGSTPEIGQRVNELYQSVITAGTHLAPSIKVAEAAKVIENSQRDINIAFVNELAKIFNLLDIDTSAVLKAAATKWNFLPFKPGLVGGHCIGVDPYYLAQKAQEKGYHPEIILAGRRLNDSMGEYVASQVVKLMIKKGVTINGASLLMLGITFKENCPDVRNTKIVDVVKALEDYGIQVTIFDPWANPAAVLHEYGITMVNEKPKTTFDAVVLGVAHAQFRTMDITSLRKELSVLYDVKGVLTDGVDGKL
- a CDS encoding UDP-glucose 6-dehydrogenase; the protein is MEITKICCIGAGYVGGPTMAVIAQKCPQIQVTVVDLNTERILAWNDKNTENIPIYEPGLSEIVAEARGRNLFFSTDVEKAIDEAQIIFISVNTPTKTYGKGKGMAADLKYIELCARQIAKVAKGDKIVVEKSTLPVRTAEAIKSILDSTGNGVQFQILSNPEFLAEGTAVQDLLSPDRILIGGDYSVEGQKAIKALVDVYSNWVSPEKILTTNVWSSELSKLTANAFLAQRISSINAMSELCEKTGADVNEVARAIGMDSRIGSKFLKASVGFGGSCFQKDILNLVYIAKSYGLNEVADYWEQVIIMNDHQKRRFSNNIVQTLYNTVADKKITFLGWAFKKDTNDTRESAAIYVADDLINEHAKIAVFDPKVSRKKILSDLDYLETRTLEENEKSIFTSEDPYLSCEKAHAIAVLTEWDEFVHYDWQKIYDGMQKPAFVFDGRNILDKTKLEAIGFVYQAIGS
- a CDS encoding SDR family oxidoreductase; this translates as MTGNNKKKILITGGAGFIGSNLCEYFLSKEYQVVCLDNFATGHRHNLKDFIDDKDFNLIEGDIRSLDTCQKAVEGVDYVLHQAALGSVPRSINDPITSNDVNVSGFLNMLVASRDANVKRFVYAASSSTYGDSVGLPKVEDVIGKPLSPYAITKYVNELYAEIFSRTYGLETIGLRYFNVFGRKQDPNGAYAAVIPKFVMQLMQHESPKINGDGNYSRDFTYIDNVIQMNELAMTTENPEAVNTVYNTAYGDRNTLNDLVGYLKKYLAEYDSKIAEVTIEYGPNRAGDIPHSLASIDKAKTILGYNPKFSLQEGLKEAVGWYWNNLSR
- a CDS encoding polysaccharide biosynthesis tyrosine autokinase, whose product is MLDIKDFTVFENQPTFDFKGFLIKILSYWKWFLLSLTIAFVIAYQINIRKEKIYGIETLISVKEETNPLFTSSTNLVFNWGGASDQMQTISTTLQSRSHNELVVDKLQFYIDYLVQGKYNLVDAYGAVPFHVEIDKKQGQLAGNLIKVKFITENEYEIRVPFDGTSVSVIHYSDNSYGTTSVVEGEFVKRYKVGQKVSLPFLNWTLQINDKPGLYKGNEYFVRFNDFDGTVSGYRNINVKTDDRGSSIITLGMQGTNKARMVEYLNATVNMLIKRQLDSKNQFATNTINFIDSTLVAMESQLKQTGDELKSFRKGKNIYDVEGGGAEKFSNKILDFDVEKDAINRKMAYYNSLKSYLKNSVDYSKLPAPSVAGIEDPNIVVNVSKLIALSTQRSEMAYAVKSEKIFRDFDNQMEAIKNVLLENIGTAKSSLEYDLAMVQSKVNQAESKIKRFPDDQQELIKIKRKYDLNDNIYSTFLQKRSEADIVKAANLSDIHFIDPAKDIGGGLIGPKTGVNYVLALFLGLLIPLLIIIVLYFINNSIQNPDDISKLTNIPVIGIVGVNLDQNNLAVFEKPKSALSESFRAIRSSLQFLYKKNNVDGAKTLMITSSVSGEGKTFCSINIATVFALSEKKTVIVGMDLRKPRLFDEFNLTNTVGVVNYLIKDKNLDEIVNHTPVPFLDVIFSGPVPPNPSELILGDAMKELMEELKAKYDYIILDTPPVGLVADSLELDQYCDVSLYIVRQNFTKKGMITLLNNRISREELHNTSIILNGFENKAKYGGGYGYGYGYGSGNYSSGYHEVEKEKSFVEKIMSRKK
- a CDS encoding polysaccharide biosynthesis/export family protein, which produces MNKRLLFIFLFISVLFTSCIPVKDLVYLQKKDNSSNEEAVTMIESKPYRLQTHDVLSISIKASDPKLVSIFNPTANGSETSQSESGLYFDGFTVDDHGNIRIPVLGEMNVLGFTLEEVRIKIEKQLLADYFKDNASIFVVVKLAGFRYTINGEVGSTGTKTLFQEKVNIMEAIANAGDITTTGDRKSVTIIRQTPNGTEMKDLDLTNINVMNSPYYFLQPNDYIYVKPLKQKTWGTGSTGLQSLTTLITLFSLLTSVFLLVKN
- the recR gene encoding recombination mediator RecR; this encodes MEFSSKLIEKAVNEMSQLPGIGKRTALRLVLHLLKQPKEQTTFLSQALVTMREEIKYCNSCHNISDSEVCEICANPSRNHQIICVVEDIRDVMAIENTGQFRGIYHVLGGKISPIDGVGPSQLTINSLVEKVKSEKVNEIIFALSSTMEGDTTNFYIYKQIADSSVIVSTIARGIAVGDELEYADEVTLGRSILQRVPFEKSLKTN
- a CDS encoding CoA-binding protein, which translates into the protein MTKNKKTLVLGASIKQSRYAFLAIEKLVEKGHSVLAIGQNAGEVAGVKIQTKTIPLKNIDTVTLYLNPSHQRDYYNYIVEARPKRVLFNPGTENPEFYQLLELNNIKYETACTLVLLSINKY
- a CDS encoding MarC family NAAT transporter codes for the protein MDLFIYLFVALFSVLNPIGTVPIFVGLTQNDSKQECSRISLWTSINVFLILIISFFIGKYVLNFFGISIDSLRIAGGLIIVSSGFSLLSGKFNKKRGINKKIENEAQKRNDIALTPLAMPMLAGPGSISLLIAFYQEHNATNELIVASLAIIAIAFTIFIILRSAHYLAQILGASGIVAISRIVGFIVVAIGIQYIVSALINIVKGNLM